The Ischnura elegans chromosome 1, ioIscEleg1.1, whole genome shotgun sequence genome contains a region encoding:
- the LOC124163257 gene encoding GTP-binding nuclear protein Ran, which translates to MAAEQDMPTFKCVLVGDGGTGKTTFVKRHKTGEFEKKYVATLGVEVHPLVFHTNRGAIRFNVWDTAGQEKFGGLRDGYYIQGQSAIIMFDVTSRVTYKNVPNWHRDLVRVCENIPIVLCGNKVDIKDRKVKAKTIVFHRKKNLQYYDISAKSNYNFEKPFLWLARKLIGDANLEFVAMPALLPPEVTMDPSWQQQIEKDLREAQETALPEDDEDL; encoded by the exons ATGGCTGCTGAGCAAGATATGCCCACTTTCAAATGCGTGCTCGTCGGTGATGGTGGCACGGGAAAGACTACATTTGTGAAGCGACATAAGACTGgagaatttgaaaagaaatatgtTGCCACGCTTGGTGTTGAAGTGCATCCCTTAGTATTCCACACTAACAGAGGGGCCATCAGATTCAACGTCTGGGATACCGCTGGGCAAGAAAAGTTCGGTGGCTTGAGAGACGGTTACTACATTCAG GGTCAAAGTGCCATCATCATGTTCGACGTCACATCACGAGTGACGTACAAGAATGTTCCAAATTGGCATAGAGATCTGGTGCGAGTTTGTGAAAATATACCAATTGTACTCTGTGGAAACAAAGTGGACATCAAGGACAGAAAAGTGAAGGCCAAAACCATTGTGTTTCACCGTAAGAAGAATCTTCAG taCTATGATATTAGTGCCAAGAGCAACTACAACTTCGAGAAGCCCTTCCTGTGGTTAGCACGAAAGCTTATTGGTGACGCCAATTTAGAATTTGTAGCCATGCCAGCTCTTCTACCCCCTGAAGTTACGATGGATCCATCGTGGCAGCAACAAATTGAGAAGGATCTTAGG GAGGCACAGGAGAC